In Candidatus Thermoplasmatota archaeon, a single window of DNA contains:
- a CDS encoding type II secretion system F family protein gives MGKYAKTRTAQLQQLDDSLLKAHMKIRPEEYLAYVLMGTLVSAIIGVAIGIGVGVVLFGLLGVSVVLRVVVAALAIGLLPIMAYMMLLGSPHSKAKRRGRDIEKRIAAAMSFISAMASADVNIDVIFKELSRQKVYGEISQEAAWITRDTELLGSDILTAIKKAAKRSPSSKFQDFLQGVITTSTSGGQLKPYFLLKAEEYQKENKLALKSQMETLGMLAESFVTVVVAFPLFLVLILAIMAIVGGGDPQFMVMMLYLIVLGMIPVSQFGFIFVIWNMSKESAM, from the coding sequence ATGGGCAAGTACGCCAAGACGAGGACAGCCCAGCTGCAGCAGCTGGATGACTCGCTCCTGAAGGCCCACATGAAGATCAGGCCAGAGGAGTACCTGGCATATGTGTTGATGGGCACGCTCGTCTCAGCTATCATAGGCGTGGCAATCGGCATAGGCGTCGGTGTTGTCCTGTTCGGCCTCCTGGGCGTGAGCGTGGTTCTCAGAGTCGTGGTGGCGGCCCTCGCGATTGGCCTGCTACCGATAATGGCATACATGATGTTGCTCGGCTCCCCGCATTCGAAGGCGAAGAGACGCGGAAGAGACATAGAGAAGAGGATCGCCGCCGCCATGAGCTTCATCTCGGCGATGGCGTCGGCCGATGTCAACATCGATGTCATATTCAAGGAGCTGTCAAGGCAGAAGGTCTACGGAGAGATAAGCCAGGAGGCCGCGTGGATCACCAGGGACACCGAGCTGCTGGGGTCTGATATCCTTACGGCCATCAAGAAGGCTGCAAAGAGGTCCCCGTCCTCGAAGTTCCAGGACTTCCTTCAAGGCGTCATCACCACATCGACATCCGGCGGACAGCTGAAGCCGTATTTCCTGCTCAAGGCCGAGGAGTACCAGAAAGAGAACAAGCTTGCCCTCAAGTCCCAGATGGAGACCCTGGGTATGCTCGCGGAGTCGTTCGTGACCGTCGTCGTCGCGTTCCCCCTGTTCCTTGTGCTCATCCTGGCGATCATGGCCATCGTCGGCGGGGGAGACCCCCAATTCATGGTCATGATGCTCTATCTGATAGTGCTCGGGATGATCCCTGTGTCACAGTTCGGTTTCATATTCGTCATCTGGAACATGTCAAAGGAGAGTGCGATGTAG